A genomic segment from Streptosporangium roseum DSM 43021 encodes:
- a CDS encoding AAA family ATPase, whose amino-acid sequence MARSMMVSAWTEITARIQFTGAQILAEHPEGMRGRELWSLVEKRFPNLDQEWKQASTGSTGPEKIFQWRSVGLVKYGWLTKSGGRWYLTSLGRVALAQHVKAVAFFEEAESGYRYWDKHKAGFDMAKRLAEAVPEGSWVAAGDLASQTGLEIAPLVRWLQGERPEGWHRVLDADGGLPDDAHADERLRKEWQGLLIEDGLDALLGMVPQDRRISGADLHQLVIDDPVGGDGPERPRRAWLVRGSNVHGVNLVGDWLAEGYCSLPASKLRELPPGAAQETIQAAVDVDYAHGSYNDRLKKTAEFHAFLSRMREGDLVLSNDGGKVYLGHLKGGPAFRASMGNRANLQRPVRWLNPETPLDFVDDLPDEISAKLATQHDVLDLTEFVEELERLIEPRPSRPPITREMVLPDAGAELAGELLVDQDWLQECVELLRDRPQMIFYGPPGTGKTYIAQHLAQFLAGGKPENVKLVQFHPAYSYEDFFEGFRPVQTADGQGVTFKPLPGPLLRLVDAARQHPEEPHVLIIDEINRGNLAKIFGELYFLLEYRDKAVDLLYSSAEGTGQAFTLPKNLIILGTMNTADRSIALVDAAMRRRFAFVELHPEETPTREVLGRWLAGRELPADAARLLAELNARIEDRDFKIGPSYLMRAGIYQDAKGFERVWRTQILPLLEEHHYGDGVEVSKRYGLPQLRQRLGLDQEPTP is encoded by the coding sequence ATGGCTCGATCCATGATGGTGAGTGCCTGGACGGAGATAACCGCACGTATTCAGTTCACCGGAGCGCAGATCCTGGCCGAGCACCCGGAGGGTATGCGTGGCCGCGAGCTCTGGTCGCTCGTGGAGAAGCGTTTCCCGAATCTCGATCAGGAGTGGAAACAGGCCAGCACGGGCTCGACGGGCCCAGAGAAGATCTTCCAGTGGCGCAGCGTGGGCCTGGTCAAATACGGTTGGCTGACCAAGTCGGGTGGCCGCTGGTATCTCACCTCGCTCGGCCGGGTCGCGCTGGCTCAGCACGTGAAGGCCGTTGCCTTCTTCGAGGAGGCCGAGTCCGGCTACCGCTACTGGGACAAGCACAAGGCCGGGTTCGACATGGCCAAGCGGCTGGCGGAAGCCGTACCGGAGGGGAGCTGGGTCGCGGCCGGGGACCTCGCCTCGCAGACCGGCCTTGAGATCGCACCGTTGGTGCGGTGGCTCCAAGGTGAGCGGCCCGAGGGCTGGCATCGGGTGCTGGATGCCGACGGCGGTCTTCCCGACGACGCGCATGCCGACGAGCGGCTGCGGAAGGAGTGGCAGGGGCTGCTCATCGAGGACGGGTTGGACGCTCTGCTCGGCATGGTGCCGCAGGACCGGCGGATCTCCGGTGCCGATCTGCACCAGCTGGTGATCGATGATCCTGTGGGTGGCGACGGGCCGGAGCGTCCGCGGCGGGCCTGGCTGGTGCGCGGGTCCAATGTGCACGGGGTCAACCTGGTGGGTGACTGGCTGGCCGAGGGTTACTGCTCGCTTCCGGCCTCCAAGCTCCGCGAGCTGCCGCCCGGTGCGGCGCAGGAGACGATCCAGGCGGCTGTGGACGTGGACTACGCGCACGGCTCATACAACGACCGGCTGAAGAAGACGGCCGAGTTCCACGCGTTCCTGTCGCGGATGCGCGAGGGCGACCTGGTGCTCAGCAACGACGGGGGAAAGGTCTACCTGGGCCACCTCAAGGGAGGTCCGGCGTTCCGGGCCAGTATGGGCAACCGGGCCAATCTGCAGCGACCGGTCAGATGGCTGAACCCGGAAACTCCGCTCGACTTCGTCGACGACCTGCCGGACGAGATCTCGGCCAAGCTGGCCACCCAGCACGACGTGCTCGACCTGACGGAGTTCGTCGAGGAGCTGGAACGGCTGATCGAGCCGCGGCCTTCGAGGCCGCCGATCACGCGGGAGATGGTCCTGCCGGACGCCGGTGCCGAGCTGGCCGGCGAGTTGCTCGTCGACCAGGACTGGCTGCAGGAATGCGTGGAGCTGCTCCGCGACCGCCCTCAGATGATCTTCTACGGACCGCCGGGGACCGGGAAGACCTACATCGCGCAGCATCTCGCGCAGTTCCTGGCGGGTGGGAAGCCGGAGAACGTCAAGCTCGTGCAGTTCCACCCGGCCTACTCCTACGAGGACTTCTTCGAGGGCTTCCGGCCGGTGCAGACCGCCGACGGGCAGGGCGTGACCTTCAAGCCGCTGCCCGGTCCACTGCTGCGGCTGGTGGACGCCGCGCGGCAGCATCCGGAGGAGCCGCACGTTCTGATCATCGACGAGATCAACCGCGGCAACCTCGCCAAGATCTTCGGTGAGCTGTACTTCCTGCTGGAGTACCGGGACAAGGCCGTCGACCTGCTGTACTCCTCGGCGGAGGGGACCGGCCAGGCGTTCACCCTGCCCAAGAATCTGATCATCCTGGGCACGATGAACACCGCCGACCGGTCGATCGCGCTGGTGGACGCGGCCATGCGGCGCCGCTTCGCGTTCGTGGAGCTGCATCCGGAGGAGACGCCGACCCGGGAAGTGCTGGGGCGCTGGCTCGCGGGCAGGGAGTTGCCGGCCGACGCGGCCCGGCTGCTGGCGGAGCTCAACGCCCGGATCGAGGACCGCGACTTCAAGATCGGCCCCTCGTATCTGATGCGGGCTGGCATCTACCAGGACGCGAAGGGGTTCGAGCGGGTCTGGCGGACCCAGATCCTTCCGCTTCTGGAAGAGCATCACTACGGCGACGGGGTCGAGGTCTCCAAGCGATACGGCCTGCCCCAGCTGCGGCAACGGCTGGGACTCGATCAGGAACCCACTCCGTGA
- a CDS encoding DUF5615 family PIN-like protein, translated as MRLLLDENVSRPLHKAIIAFVLEHEIVHLLDLDRWSGTRDEHLYPRAAADGFHVILTNDARQMQRPREVEAIADSGLHRIEYPHRHPGLVGIGLAIATVAAGLPAALAVLAKADGQRLVTLRGIDPTPASRLRVVDPAAAPPKYWPDLA; from the coding sequence GTGAGGTTGCTGCTGGATGAGAACGTGTCCAGGCCGCTCCACAAGGCCATCATTGCCTTCGTTCTGGAGCACGAGATCGTCCATCTTCTCGATCTCGACCGCTGGTCCGGAACCCGGGATGAACACCTTTATCCCCGAGCGGCGGCCGATGGGTTCCATGTCATTCTGACCAATGACGCCCGGCAGATGCAGCGCCCCAGGGAAGTCGAGGCGATCGCGGATTCCGGGCTGCATCGGATCGAATATCCACACAGGCATCCGGGACTGGTCGGAATCGGTCTTGCGATCGCCACGGTCGCCGCCGGGCTGCCCGCTGCCCTGGCTGTCCTCGCCAAGGCGGACGGACAACGCCTGGTGACCTTGCGCGGCATCGACCCGACCCCGGCCAGCCGCCTGCGCGTCGTCGACCCGGCCGCCGCTCCGCCCAAGTACTGGCCGGACCTGGCGTAG
- a CDS encoding GmrSD restriction endonuclease domain-containing protein, which produces MKANETTLRGLIRGEQQLLVPLYQRPYSWEREQLATLWNDIELQADRIEQGKDNSHFLGSVVLAPGPDNSPGRSQWLVVDGQQRLTTLMVALCALRDHQIAEDPLHRDRINETHLINKFSPGDLRYRLLPTQVDRQAFKNCVEGQPFGDTDSLIPGAYRFFRTKLVAIDDPADPHDIARIESIVLNRLNLVQIVVEDDDNAFRIFESINNTGMRLSQVDLIRNYVFMHLPTRGQYVYDVHWLPMQKLLGPKGMDQLMYLALILDRGDEAQYNDTYRGHQELLRAVTMDNRNVEDRVEGYVKDLARRARYLHQILEPSGETEIDARLRFLNEWKGNTAYPVIMRLLELRDSGDATDDEIVEAQRYIESFLVRRLIGGVSTGSLNKIFMRLTRELTEEKPADTLRAGLSPARLYWSSDERFREDIRSRAFYWQGRTAQQKLVLRRLEESYGAKEAVELSDKKITIEHVLPQSPTADWLEQLAPEGDVGRLHKELVHSLGNLTLSGYNSELGNMSFAKKRDFLSRSGLVMNQEIAKRERWGKTEIYSRADELAARAIEIWPSPMDVGPVGPSRDWTLLHAALAALPAGTWTTYGDLAELIGSHAVPVGAHLSTSQVFNAHRVLTVTGQVSKGFRWVDEEDDRDIHQVLRAEGIKLDDADRADPGQRISARELAELLDLPGALNLSEVELAAGDDHADVGEHEKRFFQQLGDARGPQAAGAVSRLLDWWRGRGGEVQFGRSAGASCAPFVKHGGETLAMVRFYATTVEVPFGTLKKRAPFNDPILRDELRRRFNEAPGVELPSAKLELYPSFEIDLMVDEAVWDVAVACLDWCAAQMKTDGGPSAT; this is translated from the coding sequence GTGAAGGCCAACGAGACGACGCTGCGTGGGCTCATCCGTGGTGAGCAGCAGTTGCTGGTGCCGCTGTACCAGCGGCCCTATTCCTGGGAGCGCGAGCAGCTCGCCACGCTGTGGAATGACATCGAGTTGCAGGCCGACCGGATCGAGCAGGGAAAGGACAACAGCCACTTCCTCGGCTCGGTCGTGCTGGCGCCCGGCCCGGACAACTCGCCCGGCAGGTCACAGTGGCTGGTGGTCGACGGCCAGCAACGGCTGACCACCCTGATGGTGGCCCTGTGTGCGCTCCGGGACCACCAGATCGCCGAGGATCCGCTGCACCGCGACCGGATCAACGAGACCCATCTGATCAACAAGTTCAGCCCGGGTGACCTGAGATACCGCCTGCTGCCGACCCAGGTGGATCGTCAGGCGTTCAAGAACTGCGTCGAAGGCCAGCCGTTCGGCGACACCGACAGCTTGATCCCGGGTGCCTACCGGTTCTTCCGCACGAAGCTGGTGGCGATCGACGATCCGGCGGATCCCCACGACATCGCACGTATCGAGAGCATCGTCCTCAACCGGCTGAATCTCGTGCAGATCGTCGTGGAGGACGACGACAACGCCTTCCGGATCTTCGAGTCCATCAACAACACCGGTATGAGACTCAGCCAGGTCGATTTGATTCGCAACTACGTCTTCATGCACCTGCCGACCAGGGGCCAATACGTCTATGACGTCCACTGGCTGCCGATGCAGAAGCTGCTCGGCCCCAAGGGAATGGATCAGCTGATGTATCTGGCCCTGATCCTCGACCGGGGCGACGAGGCGCAGTACAACGACACCTACCGCGGTCATCAGGAGCTGCTCCGGGCCGTGACCATGGACAACAGGAACGTCGAGGATCGGGTCGAGGGCTACGTCAAGGATCTCGCCCGCCGTGCTCGATACCTTCACCAAATCCTTGAGCCCAGCGGCGAAACGGAGATCGACGCGCGCCTGCGCTTCCTCAACGAATGGAAGGGAAACACCGCCTACCCGGTCATCATGCGCCTGCTGGAGCTTCGCGACAGCGGCGACGCCACTGACGACGAGATCGTGGAGGCGCAGCGCTACATCGAGAGTTTCCTGGTCCGCCGTCTCATCGGGGGAGTCTCGACCGGTAGCCTCAACAAGATCTTCATGCGGCTGACCCGGGAACTGACCGAAGAGAAGCCGGCTGACACTCTACGGGCCGGGCTCTCGCCGGCTCGGCTGTACTGGTCGTCCGATGAACGGTTCCGCGAGGACATCCGGAGCCGGGCGTTCTATTGGCAGGGCCGGACTGCGCAGCAGAAGCTCGTGCTCCGCCGGTTGGAGGAGTCCTACGGGGCGAAGGAAGCGGTTGAGCTCTCGGACAAGAAGATCACCATTGAGCATGTGCTTCCGCAGAGCCCGACCGCCGACTGGCTGGAGCAGCTCGCGCCCGAGGGGGACGTCGGTCGCCTCCACAAGGAGCTGGTGCACAGTCTGGGCAACCTCACGCTCAGCGGTTACAACTCCGAGCTCGGCAACATGTCGTTCGCCAAGAAGCGAGACTTCCTCAGCCGCAGCGGTCTGGTCATGAACCAGGAGATCGCCAAACGTGAGCGGTGGGGGAAGACTGAGATCTACTCTCGCGCCGACGAACTCGCCGCACGAGCGATCGAAATCTGGCCGAGTCCGATGGACGTCGGCCCGGTCGGTCCGTCCCGGGACTGGACGCTGCTTCACGCCGCCCTCGCGGCACTACCTGCGGGCACCTGGACGACCTATGGAGATCTGGCCGAGTTGATCGGTTCGCACGCCGTTCCGGTCGGCGCTCACCTTTCCACGTCACAGGTGTTCAACGCCCATCGGGTGCTGACCGTGACGGGGCAGGTTTCCAAGGGGTTCCGGTGGGTGGATGAAGAAGACGATCGCGATATTCATCAGGTTCTCCGCGCCGAGGGCATCAAACTCGACGACGCCGACCGTGCCGACCCCGGCCAGCGGATCTCGGCACGGGAGCTGGCCGAGCTGCTGGACCTTCCCGGCGCGCTGAACCTCAGCGAGGTGGAACTCGCGGCCGGCGACGATCACGCCGATGTCGGCGAACACGAGAAGCGCTTCTTCCAGCAGTTGGGCGACGCACGCGGACCGCAGGCGGCCGGCGCGGTCTCCCGGCTGCTGGACTGGTGGCGCGGCCGTGGCGGTGAGGTGCAGTTCGGTCGGTCGGCGGGTGCCTCCTGCGCGCCCTTCGTCAAGCATGGTGGTGAGACCCTGGCCATGGTCCGCTTCTATGCCACGACGGTGGAAGTGCCGTTCGGGACGCTCAAGAAGCGCGCTCCGTTCAACGATCCCATTCTCCGTGACGAGCTGCGCAGGCGGTTCAACGAGGCTCCAGGCGTGGAGCTGCCCTCGGCCAAGCTGGAGCTCTATCCTTCCTTCGAGATCGATCTGATGGTGGACGAAGCCGTCTGGGACGTGGCGGTCGCCTGCCTCGACTGGTGCGCCGCCCAGATGAAAACCGATGGCGGCCCATCGGCGACCTGA
- a CDS encoding DUF433 domain-containing protein, whose product MAYDPKLAAALSGATLRQLAHWRKASVSRGAVLIPEISSTRPVLYSFRDVVALRTCVKLRNDASLQKIRRALDTLRDDLKERDHLSSYTLVADGSSIYLAAPDQAVDLVRKKANVVIHEMVDVLQPFYRDGRHIPPLLQPRAHVAVDPAIRGGVPVIEGTRIPYDEVAALLRDGVPPERISDYYPSVTATAALDAADFADYVDSFDPPRERREVAAG is encoded by the coding sequence ATGGCTTATGACCCGAAGCTGGCCGCGGCGCTGTCGGGTGCCACGCTCCGTCAGCTCGCACACTGGCGCAAGGCCAGCGTGAGCCGTGGCGCGGTGCTGATACCGGAGATCTCCAGCACGCGGCCCGTCCTCTACTCCTTCCGTGACGTGGTGGCGCTGAGAACCTGCGTCAAGCTCCGTAACGACGCCTCGCTGCAGAAGATCAGGCGGGCGCTCGACACGCTCCGCGACGATCTGAAAGAGCGGGACCACCTTTCGTCGTACACACTGGTCGCCGACGGCAGCAGCATCTATCTGGCCGCGCCCGACCAGGCGGTCGATCTGGTGCGGAAGAAGGCCAACGTGGTCATCCACGAGATGGTAGACGTCCTGCAGCCCTTCTACCGCGACGGCAGGCACATCCCGCCGTTACTGCAACCTCGTGCGCACGTGGCGGTGGATCCGGCGATCCGTGGCGGGGTTCCTGTGATCGAAGGCACCCGCATCCCCTACGACGAGGTCGCCGCGCTGCTCCGGGATGGAGTGCCGCCGGAGCGGATCTCCGACTACTACCCCAGCGTCACCGCTACGGCGGCCCTGGATGCCGCTGATTTCGCCGACTACGTTGACAGCTTCGATCCCCCCAGGGAGCGGCGTGAGGTTGCTGCTGGATGA
- a CDS encoding McrC family protein — protein sequence MISLMEGGPPVEYELSAEQAVALVAAKAVRVSPGPRAGIWKVRDNGYVGAAVIGGVEVRITPKTPVDRVFFLLGYARRPRGWRQGEVDAGDHPELLPALAHAYALAADRALRQGVLQGYLEMEEALPVVRGRIREADQLRRRYGLPLPVEVRYDDYTVDIAENRLLLAASARLLRLPGLAVQTRRTLRHVIARLAGVTALVPGRPLPVWRPSRINTRYHTALGLAELVLRGASYELDDGTAVRVDGLLVEMWRVFEDFVTVALTEALRPHGGRSELQDKRHHLDHGRRVLLKPDLVRYVIDSGGTEIPAAVVDSKYKISTGPEGHSADLYQMLAYCTVLGLDHGHLVYAEGDAEPYRHVVRGAGIEIMQHAIDLTLPPADLLAAIERLAESIVRADDDHELTASYS from the coding sequence GTGATCAGCCTGATGGAGGGTGGTCCACCGGTCGAATACGAGCTGTCGGCCGAGCAGGCAGTGGCTCTGGTGGCGGCGAAGGCCGTACGGGTGAGTCCGGGACCGCGCGCGGGGATCTGGAAGGTCCGTGACAACGGATACGTGGGCGCGGCGGTCATCGGCGGGGTCGAGGTGCGGATCACGCCGAAGACGCCGGTGGATCGGGTGTTCTTCCTCCTCGGATACGCACGCCGGCCGCGTGGCTGGCGCCAGGGGGAGGTGGACGCGGGGGATCATCCCGAACTGCTTCCGGCGCTCGCGCACGCCTACGCGCTGGCCGCTGATCGAGCCCTCCGGCAGGGAGTGCTGCAGGGCTACCTGGAGATGGAGGAAGCCCTGCCGGTCGTCCGAGGCCGGATTCGGGAGGCCGACCAGCTCCGCCGCAGGTACGGCCTGCCGCTACCGGTCGAGGTCCGCTACGACGACTACACCGTCGACATCGCCGAGAACCGGCTGCTGCTGGCCGCGTCGGCACGGTTGCTGCGCCTGCCCGGCCTCGCCGTACAGACCCGCAGGACGCTGCGGCACGTCATCGCCAGACTGGCGGGGGTCACCGCTCTGGTGCCGGGGCGGCCATTGCCGGTGTGGCGCCCCAGCCGGATCAACACGCGCTATCACACCGCGCTCGGGCTGGCTGAGCTTGTTCTCCGTGGAGCCTCCTACGAACTCGACGACGGTACGGCCGTGCGTGTGGACGGCCTGCTGGTGGAGATGTGGCGGGTCTTCGAGGACTTCGTGACCGTTGCCCTGACGGAGGCGCTCCGGCCGCACGGCGGGCGCAGCGAGCTGCAGGACAAGCGACACCATCTGGATCACGGGCGGCGGGTGCTGCTCAAGCCTGACCTGGTGCGCTATGTCATCGACTCCGGCGGAACGGAGATCCCTGCGGCGGTGGTGGACAGCAAGTACAAGATCTCAACCGGTCCCGAAGGTCACAGCGCCGACCTCTACCAGATGCTGGCCTACTGCACGGTGCTCGGACTCGATCACGGGCATCTGGTGTACGCCGAAGGGGACGCGGAGCCGTACCGGCATGTGGTGCGCGGCGCGGGGATCGAGATCATGCAGCACGCGATCGACCTGACCCTGCCTCCGGCTGACCTGCTTGCCGCCATCGAGCGGCTTGCGGAATCAATCGTTCGAGCCGACGACGACCATGAGCTGACGGCTTCTTATTCGTGA
- a CDS encoding helix-turn-helix domain-containing protein gives MIETVFRSEDLPTADRFAWWHEMTCRTHVPTVIRSDHEADFRATMRLLDLGAVQVATLHYPSLRPQRTPKLIRQSDPEMYCLSLTLRGTMTLAQAGRETVLGPQDLALYDTSRPFYGTTSGNGDRAASMTLHIPRTLLPLPAGTVSRLTAVGLSGRQGIGALLCGHLGKLVRHAAEYTAADAARLSAITVDLFAAMCAHHLEADAALPAETHRQVLQTRIHAFIQQHLGDPTLCAETIAAAHQISVRYLYQLFHDQGLTVAAWIRHRRLERCRRDLTDPALRSRPIHAIATRWGFAGNPHFSRTFRAAYGSSPSDYRHQAEHEAVQESATTLQKPSTTFQAD, from the coding sequence GTGATCGAGACCGTGTTCCGCAGCGAGGACCTGCCCACAGCCGACCGTTTTGCCTGGTGGCACGAGATGACCTGCCGCACACACGTGCCCACCGTAATCCGCAGCGACCACGAGGCCGACTTCCGGGCCACCATGCGCCTGCTCGACCTCGGTGCGGTGCAGGTGGCCACACTGCACTACCCGTCACTACGTCCCCAGCGAACCCCCAAGCTGATCCGCCAGTCCGACCCCGAGATGTATTGCCTGTCGCTCACCCTGCGCGGCACCATGACACTGGCCCAGGCCGGCCGGGAAACCGTCCTCGGCCCGCAGGACCTGGCACTCTACGACACCTCCCGGCCCTTCTACGGCACCACCAGCGGCAACGGCGACAGGGCCGCGAGCATGACCCTGCACATCCCCAGGACTCTGCTGCCGCTGCCCGCCGGCACCGTCTCTCGTCTCACCGCAGTGGGATTGTCCGGCCGTCAAGGTATCGGCGCCCTGCTCTGCGGCCACCTCGGCAAGCTGGTACGACACGCCGCCGAATACACCGCAGCCGACGCCGCCCGGTTGTCGGCCATCACCGTGGACCTATTCGCCGCAATGTGCGCCCACCACCTCGAAGCCGACGCCGCGCTGCCAGCCGAGACTCATCGGCAGGTGCTGCAGACGCGTATCCACGCCTTCATCCAGCAGCACCTCGGCGACCCGACCCTGTGCGCCGAGACCATCGCCGCCGCCCACCAGATCTCCGTCCGCTACCTGTACCAGCTCTTCCACGACCAGGGCCTGACCGTGGCCGCCTGGATCCGCCACCGCCGCCTGGAACGCTGCCGCCGCGACCTGACCGACCCCGCCTTACGCTCCCGCCCCATCCACGCCATCGCCACTCGCTGGGGCTTTGCCGGCAACCCCCACTTCAGCCGCACCTTCCGCGCCGCCTACGGCTCCTCCCCATCCGACTACCGCCACCAAGCCGAGCACGAGGCTGTGCAGGAATCGGCAACAACTCTGCAGAAACCGTCAACAACTTTCCAGGCCGACTAG
- a CDS encoding endonuclease/exonuclease/phosphatase family protein — MHDDEITRVATVSPASAEPAVVPRGRRRRWVSVLAWLVVSPFAVWAVLRLIPADVHFRWVQLVAFTPYVALASVVAPLVALVSRRWAALAVSLVVTATLAACVVPRALPDGGRTPSGPALRILSSNLEVGGVPPTALVDLVRRLRPDVLALQELTPSAAEGLRKAGLATLLPYKAELALEGPSGSGVYARHAITPGQAIEYGFGQMVATVEVPGAGPVGIVSVHPCAPSDESGLPCWADGLAALPRPGGAVQVLAGDFNATLDHARIRDLLDAGYRDAADATGDGLTTTWPFRPRRFNGFGIPTVTIDHILADRRVGVRSFGVHRLPDTDHRAVFAELVLPRR, encoded by the coding sequence ATGCATGACGACGAGATCACCAGGGTGGCGACAGTCTCACCGGCGAGTGCCGAGCCGGCCGTGGTCCCGCGGGGTCGGAGGCGGCGCTGGGTGAGCGTGCTCGCCTGGCTGGTGGTGTCGCCGTTCGCGGTGTGGGCGGTGCTCCGGCTGATCCCCGCCGACGTGCACTTCCGATGGGTGCAGCTCGTGGCGTTCACGCCCTATGTGGCCCTCGCCTCGGTTGTCGCCCCGCTTGTCGCGCTGGTGTCGAGGCGGTGGGCCGCGCTGGCCGTGAGCCTGGTGGTGACCGCGACGCTGGCGGCGTGTGTCGTCCCGCGCGCGCTGCCGGACGGCGGCCGGACACCCTCGGGTCCGGCGTTACGGATCCTCTCCTCCAACCTGGAGGTCGGGGGAGTCCCTCCAACGGCTCTCGTCGATCTCGTGCGGAGGCTCCGTCCCGATGTCCTCGCCCTCCAGGAGCTGACGCCATCGGCCGCCGAAGGGCTCCGGAAGGCGGGGCTGGCGACGCTCCTGCCGTACAAGGCGGAGCTCGCGCTGGAGGGGCCGAGTGGGTCAGGCGTCTACGCCCGGCACGCGATCACGCCGGGGCAGGCCATCGAGTACGGCTTCGGCCAGATGGTGGCCACGGTGGAGGTGCCGGGGGCGGGACCCGTCGGCATCGTGTCCGTGCATCCCTGCGCCCCGAGTGACGAGTCGGGGCTCCCGTGCTGGGCGGACGGCCTGGCGGCGCTGCCCCGGCCGGGCGGTGCCGTACAGGTGCTGGCCGGGGACTTCAACGCCACCCTTGACCACGCTCGGATCCGCGACCTGCTGGACGCGGGCTACCGGGACGCCGCCGACGCGACGGGCGACGGCCTCACGACCACGTGGCCGTTCCGGCCGCGGCGGTTCAACGGCTTCGGCATCCCGACCGTGACGATCGACCACATCCTGGCCGACCGGCGCGTGGGCGTCCGCTCATTCGGCGTGCACCGGCTTCCGGACACCGACCACCGAGCCGTCTTCGCCGAACTGGTCCTCCCGCGTCGCTGA
- a CDS encoding DUF6571 family protein: MPSGTGPVSPDFTGIDPDLMQGFVTALERGRDVIGEQSERIRLLLATAEVSALGLQPIKQIEGWIDDELPGLRKRNETIRASDDLVPWLPGSGMVGYDEGKHASPAEAQRQGTALGKRFLAIEPVDTPWFGRPSSDEYRQIVKELAAHKNDAAFTAAFFAALGTERTIGLPVLLRKNLDSSRPQAPAAPIRPDDEVLRAVSQAFGTAVTAGSRVPGFAKIKDAIRDAGPEAGLLLSGGKFPAGWLKDVVLAQGLADPRKIGPGFLYALGNNPAAARQAIAAITGPYTKDQSKLKTFLKNFNDHAGGKHISEDDKKDAFGRMLAAASGAYDEEDGKHSQESAAFAFTVMTTMDDLKLGEEVRVHLAEIAGAYTTEITEGANIGDANMTEDSALKPSTSAFGMKSAFTLSPKDTYRFLKLFADSAENLAPFDEGMGRFSQKLIADASATTRRTGDVERLDRVFTALGNVRGFELAAVEKVQGNLDMIEKQRDDLVGFIRDTAIGATSTIPGQALSMGLGWLALSTSLSAKGAFGGDDETRVDRADKEDDLATLGRQHTYAQVLMANGFAPKVTPAEFQATCPPGVAIADAQGNLKPFSELIKQGNKGLEAFEKWAAANGMGGDDDLSVGDLSEKMADRFEGGNKRGRERGLAYDT; encoded by the coding sequence CCCTGGGCCTGCAACCGATCAAACAGATCGAGGGCTGGATCGACGACGAGCTCCCGGGACTGCGTAAGCGCAACGAGACCATCCGGGCGAGCGACGATCTGGTGCCGTGGCTGCCCGGCTCCGGGATGGTCGGCTACGACGAGGGCAAACACGCCTCCCCCGCGGAGGCCCAGCGACAGGGCACGGCGCTGGGCAAGCGTTTCCTGGCCATCGAGCCGGTGGACACGCCCTGGTTCGGACGCCCCTCCTCCGACGAATACCGGCAGATCGTCAAAGAACTGGCCGCCCACAAAAACGACGCCGCCTTCACCGCCGCCTTTTTCGCCGCCCTCGGCACGGAACGCACCATCGGGCTCCCCGTACTCCTGCGGAAGAACCTGGACTCCTCACGTCCCCAAGCACCCGCCGCCCCCATCCGTCCCGATGACGAGGTGCTCCGCGCGGTCAGCCAGGCCTTCGGCACCGCGGTCACCGCGGGATCTCGTGTCCCGGGCTTCGCCAAGATCAAGGATGCGATACGGGACGCGGGCCCCGAAGCGGGCCTGCTGCTGAGTGGGGGGAAGTTCCCCGCCGGGTGGCTGAAGGACGTCGTGCTGGCACAGGGACTGGCCGATCCCCGGAAGATCGGCCCGGGTTTCCTCTACGCCCTGGGCAACAATCCGGCCGCCGCGCGACAGGCGATCGCGGCGATAACCGGGCCGTACACGAAGGACCAGTCGAAGCTGAAGACGTTCCTGAAGAACTTCAACGATCACGCCGGCGGCAAGCACATCAGCGAGGACGACAAGAAGGACGCCTTCGGGCGCATGCTGGCCGCGGCCTCCGGCGCCTACGACGAGGAGGACGGCAAACACAGCCAGGAGTCGGCCGCGTTCGCGTTCACCGTGATGACGACGATGGATGATCTCAAACTCGGCGAGGAGGTCCGGGTCCACCTGGCGGAGATCGCCGGCGCGTACACCACCGAGATCACCGAAGGCGCCAACATCGGCGACGCGAACATGACAGAGGACAGCGCGCTGAAGCCCTCGACTTCGGCGTTCGGCATGAAGTCCGCGTTCACCCTGAGCCCCAAGGACACCTACCGTTTCCTCAAGCTCTTCGCCGACTCGGCCGAGAACCTCGCCCCGTTCGACGAGGGGATGGGACGCTTCTCCCAGAAACTGATCGCCGATGCGTCGGCGACGACCCGGCGGACCGGGGACGTCGAACGCCTGGACCGGGTGTTCACGGCCCTGGGCAACGTGCGCGGCTTCGAGCTGGCCGCCGTCGAGAAGGTCCAGGGCAACCTGGACATGATCGAAAAGCAGCGGGACGACCTGGTGGGGTTCATCCGCGACACGGCCATCGGAGCGACGAGCACGATACCGGGGCAAGCCCTGAGCATGGGCCTCGGCTGGCTGGCGCTGAGCACCTCGCTCTCCGCCAAAGGCGCCTTCGGCGGGGACGACGAGACCCGAGTGGACCGGGCCGACAAGGAGGACGACCTCGCGACGCTCGGCCGTCAGCACACATACGCACAGGTGCTCATGGCCAACGGCTTCGCCCCGAAGGTGACCCCCGCCGAGTTCCAGGCCACCTGCCCACCCGGCGTGGCCATCGCCGACGCGCAGGGCAACCTCAAACCGTTCTCCGAACTGATCAAACAGGGCAACAAGGGACTTGAGGCGTTCGAGAAGTGGGCGGCGGCAAACGGGATGGGCGGTGATGACGACCTGTCAGTAGGAGACTTGTCCGAAAAGATGGCGGATCGGTTCGAGGGCGGCAACAAGCGGGGAAGAGAGCGCGGGTTGGCCTACGACACCTAG